The following are encoded together in the Carbonactinospora thermoautotrophica genome:
- a CDS encoding CBS domain-containing protein: protein MQVREAMTTVVLTIGPRHTLREAARLMSARRVGAAVVIDPETSGIGILTERDILNAIGADQNPDTERAEAHLTSELVFATPDWTLEQAAEAMTRGGFRHLVVLEQDEVVGMISVRDIVRCWVREGAAPQQLVS, encoded by the coding sequence ATGCAGGTCCGTGAGGCCATGACCACGGTTGTGCTCACGATCGGCCCCAGGCACACCCTGCGGGAGGCGGCTCGGCTGATGTCTGCCCGACGGGTGGGCGCAGCCGTCGTCATCGACCCCGAGACATCGGGAATCGGCATCTTGACCGAGCGTGACATCCTCAACGCGATCGGCGCCGACCAGAACCCCGACACCGAGCGCGCCGAGGCTCACCTCACCTCCGAGCTGGTCTTCGCCACGCCCGATTGGACCCTGGAACAGGCGGCCGAGGCGATGACCCGAGGCGGCTTCCGGCACCTGGTCGTGCTGGAGCAGGACGAGGTGGTGGGGATGATCTCGGTACGGGACATCGTGCGCTGCTGGGTGCGGGAGGGCGCCGCGCCGCAGCAGCTCGTCAGCTGA
- a CDS encoding AI-2E family transporter, whose amino-acid sequence MGFWSRLRRTWQTVRDNSPEAAAVEQPGAAQVATSRRALDQTALRDTEHDPHPVPRPVRAAAAWSWRLLVIGAAIAVLLNLLGRFAILVFPVVIALFVATLLRPATVRLTGWGMPRGVAATIVFVSGFLILALALTALVTTLAAGLQDISQNLADAVQKIRGWLQAGPLKLSDRDFGQLWESLQRSLAQNRDKIASGALSTATVVGEVGAGFLLTLFATFFFIYDGEKIWAWIVRLFPRRVERDVDEAGRLAWQALTAIVRGTVIVAAVDAIAITILLLILKVPLAVPLGILIFFGAFIPIIGSVLAGTVAVLVALVVKGVVTALIVLAGLVVVMQLEGHVLQPLIMGKLVKLHPLAIVLAVSAGTLVAGIGGALVAVPIVAALNVSIQYFARLSERAEPREAVVESEAAEIPHADGRREASRPEIS is encoded by the coding sequence ATGGGCTTCTGGTCACGCCTCCGGCGGACCTGGCAAACGGTCCGGGACAACTCGCCGGAGGCCGCGGCCGTCGAGCAGCCGGGAGCGGCCCAGGTCGCCACCTCCCGGCGGGCGCTCGACCAAACCGCTCTCCGTGACACGGAGCACGACCCGCACCCGGTGCCCAGACCGGTGCGGGCCGCCGCGGCCTGGTCCTGGCGCCTCCTGGTCATCGGCGCCGCGATCGCGGTGCTCCTGAACCTGCTCGGCCGGTTCGCCATCCTGGTGTTCCCAGTCGTCATCGCGCTGTTCGTCGCCACGCTGCTGCGCCCGGCCACGGTGCGACTGACCGGGTGGGGCATGCCGCGCGGCGTGGCGGCGACGATCGTCTTCGTCTCCGGCTTCCTGATCCTGGCGCTCGCGCTCACGGCGTTGGTCACGACGCTCGCGGCCGGCTTGCAGGACATCAGCCAGAACCTCGCCGACGCGGTACAGAAGATCCGGGGCTGGCTCCAGGCCGGGCCGCTGAAGCTCAGCGACCGGGACTTCGGCCAGCTGTGGGAGAGCCTCCAGCGGTCGCTCGCCCAGAACCGGGACAAGATCGCCAGCGGCGCGCTCTCCACCGCCACCGTGGTCGGCGAGGTGGGCGCCGGCTTCCTGCTCACCCTGTTCGCGACGTTCTTCTTCATCTACGACGGGGAGAAGATCTGGGCGTGGATCGTGCGGCTGTTCCCAAGACGGGTCGAGCGGGACGTGGACGAGGCCGGGCGGCTGGCCTGGCAGGCGCTCACCGCGATCGTGCGCGGCACGGTGATCGTGGCCGCCGTGGACGCCATCGCGATCACGATCCTGCTGCTCATCCTCAAGGTCCCGCTGGCCGTGCCGCTGGGCATCCTGATCTTCTTCGGCGCGTTCATCCCGATCATCGGCTCGGTGCTCGCCGGCACCGTGGCGGTGCTGGTCGCCCTGGTCGTGAAAGGCGTGGTCACCGCGCTGATCGTGCTGGCCGGGCTGGTCGTGGTCATGCAGCTGGAGGGGCACGTGCTGCAGCCGCTGATCATGGGCAAGCTCGTCAAGCTCCACCCGCTCGCGATCGTGCTCGCGGTGTCCGCCGGCACGCTGGTCGCGGGCATCGGCGGCGCGCTGGTGGCCGTGCCGATCGTGGCCGCGCTCAACGTCTCCATCCAGTACTTCGCGCGTCTGTCCGAGCGGGCCGAGCCGCGGGAAGCCGTGGTGGAAAGCGAGGCCGCCGAGATCCCACACGCGGACGGCCGCCGCGAGGCGTCCCGGCCGGAGATCAGCTGA